In one window of Opitutus sp. GAS368 DNA:
- the argF gene encoding ornithine carbamoyltransferase, whose product MKHFLQETDFSRDEVAQIFALARRFKQERGHHEKPLAGQTWAMIFAKSSTRTRVSFEVGIHELGGNPLFLNTNDIQIGRGEPISDTAKVLGRFVHGLVVRTYAHGDIMGLAQDSGVPVVNALTDFLHPCQIYTDAFTAAERWAGPAGDLFASLQGRKVAFLGDTGFNMANSWILGANLFGMKVSLGGPASDGPGKLIRMMAEKMGGSFHFTSDPHEAVADADIVYTDVWASMGQEGESAERQKRMMPFQVNKKLFEAAKPDALFMHCLPAHAGEEVTQEVLDHPRCVIFDEAENRLHVQKAILAMLARSRG is encoded by the coding sequence ATGAAACACTTCCTTCAGGAAACCGACTTTTCCCGCGACGAGGTCGCGCAGATCTTTGCCCTGGCCCGCCGGTTCAAGCAGGAGCGCGGCCATCACGAGAAGCCGCTGGCCGGCCAGACCTGGGCGATGATCTTCGCCAAGTCGAGCACGCGCACCCGCGTGTCCTTCGAGGTCGGCATCCACGAGCTCGGCGGCAATCCGCTTTTCCTCAACACCAACGATATCCAGATCGGCCGGGGCGAGCCGATCAGCGATACCGCCAAGGTGCTGGGCCGTTTCGTGCACGGATTGGTGGTGCGCACCTACGCCCATGGCGACATCATGGGATTGGCGCAGGACAGCGGCGTGCCGGTGGTCAACGCCCTGACGGATTTCCTGCATCCCTGCCAGATCTACACCGACGCATTCACCGCGGCGGAGCGCTGGGCCGGGCCGGCCGGCGACCTGTTCGCCTCGCTGCAGGGCCGCAAGGTGGCGTTCCTTGGCGACACCGGCTTCAACATGGCCAATTCCTGGATCTTGGGGGCGAATCTGTTCGGCATGAAGGTCTCTCTGGGCGGCCCGGCCAGCGACGGCCCGGGCAAGCTGATCAGGATGATGGCCGAGAAGATGGGCGGTTCCTTCCATTTTACCTCCGATCCCCACGAGGCGGTGGCCGACGCCGACATCGTCTACACCGATGTTTGGGCCAGCATGGGGCAGGAGGGCGAATCGGCCGAACGGCAGAAGCGGATGATGCCGTTCCAGGTGAACAAAAAGCTTTTCGAGGCGGCCAAACCCGATGCGCTCTTCATGCACTGCCTGCCGGCGCACGCCGGCGAAGAAGTGACCCAGGAGGTGCTCGACCACCCGCGTTGCGTGATCTTCGACGAGGCGGAGAACCGCCTGCATGTCCAGAAGGCCATCCTGGCGATGCTGGCACGCAGCCGGGGCTAA